A window from Bufo bufo chromosome 1, aBufBuf1.1, whole genome shotgun sequence encodes these proteins:
- the VEZT gene encoding vezatin isoform X5, whose product MRTRDIGFRRDSLRAILLQEVLIQEDVELIELLDPGILSAGQTQNQQKRHLPSLFSLATPNIWEMSVVFAFLSAMAALRSWHFPSLFIWGPSLLFFAAFAVQRALRTWSAARLQVKLKKYCDQLEMTVANSRAFTNLVRKSLRLIQETEVISRGFTLLLDRVSAACPYDKVGQHANQHLLGLRKAVYKTVRTNFRVSRLATLYMLKSYPLNSEIDNVTNYICVVPLKDLGLGLSEEQVSEEEAHNLTDGFSLPALKVLFQLWIGQSSEFFRRLALLLSPENACSGPLTGPEMLPHYIWCDVAQDLPHTRAACLAELKRSYEFYRYFETQHQSGSDHPVKKKRETGELNCLHGAVRSLQLHLKALLNEVIILEDELEKLTALKESQGMTPEASLILEEKLKLIQPHVQASNTCWEEALCQVERMVRKPPAKKDTTNTACENSHCPLMPNVPPALRIEDKDPVPEEQEFEAYVEDIAPDDEFSRDDVYLFSPEERERQKREREESKRVLQELKAVLGLKASEAERQKWKQLLFSEHAVIKPFSHIEIVDSPISPPVSDPDSQSKMQRFEDDVTREVNGVEAFHKDATIHETSEVPDDDQEEADNETFRLLERPGQASANEIVEPPCPAPRTVLPASIKERLARIHQASDLHFASGLAAQAAARSLTFTFLQEQTFGDEWGNEEEDSGNAYVGDESNEDRCSENEE is encoded by the exons GATATTGGCTTCCGACGTGATAGCCTGCGTGCAATCCTGCTGCAGGAAGTCCTGATACAGGAGGATGTGGAGCTGATTGAGTTGCTTGACCCGGGGATCCTGTCTGCTGGTCAGACCCAGAATCAACAGAAACGACATCTTCCATCTCTATTCTCCCTAGCAACACCTAATATTTG GGAGATGTCTGTAGTGTTTGCGTTTCTCAGTGCCATGGCTGCACTAAGATCTTGGCACTTTCCATCCTTGTTCATTTGGGGGCCCAGCCTTCTTTTCTTTGCCGCTTTTGCCGTCCAGCGTGCGCTGAGAACATGGAGCGCTGCCAGGCTACAGGTCAAACTGAAGAAATACTGTGACCAGTTGGAAATGACTGTAGCTAATAGCCGAGCCTTTACCAACCTTGTGAGAAAATCCCTGCGTTTGATTCAGGAGACGGAAGTCATCTCTCGAGGATTTACCCT TTTGCTTGACAGGGTCAGTGCTGCTTGCCCATATGATAAGGTTGGACAACACGCTAACCAGCACCTCCTTGGTTTGCGCAAAGCTGTGTACAAGACGGTCAGAACTAACTTCAGAGTTTCGAGGCTTGCTACGTTGTACATGCTGAAGAG TTATCCCTTAAACTCGGAGATAGACAATGTGACTAACTACATCTGCGTTGTTCCCTTGAAAGACTTAGGCCTGGGCTTAAGTGAAGAGCAGGTTTCTGAGGAGGAAGCCCACAATCTGACAGACGGCTTCAGCCTCCCTGCTTTGAAG GTTCTGTTCCAGCTTTGGATAGGACAGAGTTCGGAGTTCTTTCGACGCCTAGCCCTACTTCTTTCTCCTGAGAATGCATGCAGTGGTCCACTTACTGGCCCCGAGATGCTCCCACACTACATCTGGTGTGATGTGGCACAGGATCTACCTCATACTCGAGCTGCCTGTTTAGCAGAACTGAAGCGCAGCTATGAATTTTACCGTTACTTTGAAACACAACATCAGTCTGGTTCTGACCACCCCGTAAAGAAGAAGAGAGAGACGGGAGAGCTGAACTGCCTTCATGGAGCTGTCCGCAGTCTGCAGCTACACCTGAAGGCACTACTCAATGA GGTAATTATACTTGAGGATGAGCTAGAAAAACTTACTGCCCTCAAGGAATCACAAGGCATGACACCTGAAGCTTCGCTTATACTGGAAGAAAAGCTTAAGCTGATACAACCACATGTGCAGGCCAGTAACACATGCTGGGAAGAGGCCTTGTGCCAGGTAGAGCGAATGGTTCGAAAACCTCCAGCGAAGAAAG ATACAACTAACACAGCCTGCGAAAATTCACATTGCCCTCTAATGCCCAATGTGCCCCCTGCACTACGCATTGAAGATAAAGATCCAGTCCCGGAGGAGCAG GAATTTGAGGCCTATGTTGAAGACATAGCTCCAGATGACGAATTTAGCAGAGATGATGTGTATTTAttttctccagaggagagagagaggcagaagcGAGAACGGGAGGAATCTAAGAGAGTATTGCAGGAGCTAAAGGCTGTCCTAGGCTTAAAGGCATCAGAagctgaaagacaaaaatggaaGCAGTTGCTGTTTAGTGAACatg CCGTAATTAAACCTTTCTCACATATTGAGATAGTGGATAGTCCCATCTCTCCTCCCGTCTCTGATCCAGACTCCCAAAGCAAAATGCAAAGGTTTGAAGACGACGTCACCAGGGAGGTAAATGGAGTGGAAGCCTTTCATAAAGATGCCACCATTCATGAGACCTCAGAGGTACCTGATGATGATCAGGAGGAAGCAGACAACGAAACATTTCGGCTGTTGGAAAGGCCTGGACAGGCTAGTGCTAATGAGATTGTTGAACCCCCATGTCCTGCACCCAGGACTGTCCTGCCTGCCTCCATCAAGGAGAGGCTTGCTCGAATCCATCAGGCGTCAGATTTACACTTTGCCTCAGGGTTAGCAGCACAAGCAGCTGCCCGCTCACTTACATTTACTTTCCTGCAAGAACAGACTTTTGGTGACGAATGGGGCAATGAGGAAGAGGACAGCGGCAATGCTTATGTTGGAGATGAAAGCAATGAAGACAGATGTTCTGAAAATGAAGAATGA
- the VEZT gene encoding vezatin isoform X4 has product MQMTCWYTWRTQDIGFRRDSLRAILLQEVLIQEDVELIELLDPGILSAGQTQNQQKRHLPSLFSLATPNIWEMSVVFAFLSAMAALRSWHFPSLFIWGPSLLFFAAFAVQRALRTWSAARLQVKLKKYCDQLEMTVANSRAFTNLVRKSLRLIQETEVISRGFTLLLDRVSAACPYDKVGQHANQHLLGLRKAVYKTVRTNFRVSRLATLYMLKSYPLNSEIDNVTNYICVVPLKDLGLGLSEEQVSEEEAHNLTDGFSLPALKVLFQLWIGQSSEFFRRLALLLSPENACSGPLTGPEMLPHYIWCDVAQDLPHTRAACLAELKRSYEFYRYFETQHQSGSDHPVKKKRETGELNCLHGAVRSLQLHLKALLNEVIILEDELEKLTALKESQGMTPEASLILEEKLKLIQPHVQASNTCWEEALCQVERMVRKPPAKKDTTNTACENSHCPLMPNVPPALRIEDKDPVPEEQEFEAYVEDIAPDDEFSRDDVYLFSPEERERQKREREESKRVLQELKAVLGLKASEAERQKWKQLLFSEHAVIKPFSHIEIVDSPISPPVSDPDSQSKMQRFEDDVTREVNGVEAFHKDATIHETSEVPDDDQEEADNETFRLLERPGQASANEIVEPPCPAPRTVLPASIKERLARIHQASDLHFASGLAAQAAARSLTFTFLQEQTFGDEWGNEEEDSGNAYVGDESNEDRCSENEE; this is encoded by the exons GATATTGGCTTCCGACGTGATAGCCTGCGTGCAATCCTGCTGCAGGAAGTCCTGATACAGGAGGATGTGGAGCTGATTGAGTTGCTTGACCCGGGGATCCTGTCTGCTGGTCAGACCCAGAATCAACAGAAACGACATCTTCCATCTCTATTCTCCCTAGCAACACCTAATATTTG GGAGATGTCTGTAGTGTTTGCGTTTCTCAGTGCCATGGCTGCACTAAGATCTTGGCACTTTCCATCCTTGTTCATTTGGGGGCCCAGCCTTCTTTTCTTTGCCGCTTTTGCCGTCCAGCGTGCGCTGAGAACATGGAGCGCTGCCAGGCTACAGGTCAAACTGAAGAAATACTGTGACCAGTTGGAAATGACTGTAGCTAATAGCCGAGCCTTTACCAACCTTGTGAGAAAATCCCTGCGTTTGATTCAGGAGACGGAAGTCATCTCTCGAGGATTTACCCT TTTGCTTGACAGGGTCAGTGCTGCTTGCCCATATGATAAGGTTGGACAACACGCTAACCAGCACCTCCTTGGTTTGCGCAAAGCTGTGTACAAGACGGTCAGAACTAACTTCAGAGTTTCGAGGCTTGCTACGTTGTACATGCTGAAGAG TTATCCCTTAAACTCGGAGATAGACAATGTGACTAACTACATCTGCGTTGTTCCCTTGAAAGACTTAGGCCTGGGCTTAAGTGAAGAGCAGGTTTCTGAGGAGGAAGCCCACAATCTGACAGACGGCTTCAGCCTCCCTGCTTTGAAG GTTCTGTTCCAGCTTTGGATAGGACAGAGTTCGGAGTTCTTTCGACGCCTAGCCCTACTTCTTTCTCCTGAGAATGCATGCAGTGGTCCACTTACTGGCCCCGAGATGCTCCCACACTACATCTGGTGTGATGTGGCACAGGATCTACCTCATACTCGAGCTGCCTGTTTAGCAGAACTGAAGCGCAGCTATGAATTTTACCGTTACTTTGAAACACAACATCAGTCTGGTTCTGACCACCCCGTAAAGAAGAAGAGAGAGACGGGAGAGCTGAACTGCCTTCATGGAGCTGTCCGCAGTCTGCAGCTACACCTGAAGGCACTACTCAATGA GGTAATTATACTTGAGGATGAGCTAGAAAAACTTACTGCCCTCAAGGAATCACAAGGCATGACACCTGAAGCTTCGCTTATACTGGAAGAAAAGCTTAAGCTGATACAACCACATGTGCAGGCCAGTAACACATGCTGGGAAGAGGCCTTGTGCCAGGTAGAGCGAATGGTTCGAAAACCTCCAGCGAAGAAAG ATACAACTAACACAGCCTGCGAAAATTCACATTGCCCTCTAATGCCCAATGTGCCCCCTGCACTACGCATTGAAGATAAAGATCCAGTCCCGGAGGAGCAG GAATTTGAGGCCTATGTTGAAGACATAGCTCCAGATGACGAATTTAGCAGAGATGATGTGTATTTAttttctccagaggagagagagaggcagaagcGAGAACGGGAGGAATCTAAGAGAGTATTGCAGGAGCTAAAGGCTGTCCTAGGCTTAAAGGCATCAGAagctgaaagacaaaaatggaaGCAGTTGCTGTTTAGTGAACatg CCGTAATTAAACCTTTCTCACATATTGAGATAGTGGATAGTCCCATCTCTCCTCCCGTCTCTGATCCAGACTCCCAAAGCAAAATGCAAAGGTTTGAAGACGACGTCACCAGGGAGGTAAATGGAGTGGAAGCCTTTCATAAAGATGCCACCATTCATGAGACCTCAGAGGTACCTGATGATGATCAGGAGGAAGCAGACAACGAAACATTTCGGCTGTTGGAAAGGCCTGGACAGGCTAGTGCTAATGAGATTGTTGAACCCCCATGTCCTGCACCCAGGACTGTCCTGCCTGCCTCCATCAAGGAGAGGCTTGCTCGAATCCATCAGGCGTCAGATTTACACTTTGCCTCAGGGTTAGCAGCACAAGCAGCTGCCCGCTCACTTACATTTACTTTCCTGCAAGAACAGACTTTTGGTGACGAATGGGGCAATGAGGAAGAGGACAGCGGCAATGCTTATGTTGGAGATGAAAGCAATGAAGACAGATGTTCTGAAAATGAAGAATGA
- the VEZT gene encoding vezatin isoform X3, giving the protein MSSGLTRGREPAREWTSMAGFQNAKGIYKRALEIWQRWNPFIQEKKKNEKVHLLDIGFRRDSLRAILLQEVLIQEDVELIELLDPGILSAGQTQNQQKRHLPSLFSLATPNIWEMSVVFAFLSAMAALRSWHFPSLFIWGPSLLFFAAFAVQRALRTWSAARLQVKLKKYCDQLEMTVANSRAFTNLVRKSLRLIQETEVISRGFTLLLDRVSAACPYDKVGQHANQHLLGLRKAVYKTVRTNFRVSRLATLYMLKSYPLNSEIDNVTNYICVVPLKDLGLGLSEEQVSEEEAHNLTDGFSLPALKVLFQLWIGQSSEFFRRLALLLSPENACSGPLTGPEMLPHYIWCDVAQDLPHTRAACLAELKRSYEFYRYFETQHQSGSDHPVKKKRETGELNCLHGAVRSLQLHLKALLNEVIILEDELEKLTALKESQGMTPEASLILEEKLKLIQPHVQASNTCWEEALCQVERMVRKPPAKKDTTNTACENSHCPLMPNVPPALRIEDKDPVPEEQEFEAYVEDIAPDDEFSRDDVYLFSPEERERQKREREESKRVLQELKAVLGLKASEAERQKWKQLLFSEHAVIKPFSHIEIVDSPISPPVSDPDSQSKMQRFEDDVTREVNGVEAFHKDATIHETSEVPDDDQEEADNETFRLLERPGQASANEIVEPPCPAPRTVLPASIKERLARIHQASDLHFASGLAAQAAARSLTFTFLQEQTFGDEWGNEEEDSGNAYVGDESNEDRCSENEE; this is encoded by the exons GATATTGGCTTCCGACGTGATAGCCTGCGTGCAATCCTGCTGCAGGAAGTCCTGATACAGGAGGATGTGGAGCTGATTGAGTTGCTTGACCCGGGGATCCTGTCTGCTGGTCAGACCCAGAATCAACAGAAACGACATCTTCCATCTCTATTCTCCCTAGCAACACCTAATATTTG GGAGATGTCTGTAGTGTTTGCGTTTCTCAGTGCCATGGCTGCACTAAGATCTTGGCACTTTCCATCCTTGTTCATTTGGGGGCCCAGCCTTCTTTTCTTTGCCGCTTTTGCCGTCCAGCGTGCGCTGAGAACATGGAGCGCTGCCAGGCTACAGGTCAAACTGAAGAAATACTGTGACCAGTTGGAAATGACTGTAGCTAATAGCCGAGCCTTTACCAACCTTGTGAGAAAATCCCTGCGTTTGATTCAGGAGACGGAAGTCATCTCTCGAGGATTTACCCT TTTGCTTGACAGGGTCAGTGCTGCTTGCCCATATGATAAGGTTGGACAACACGCTAACCAGCACCTCCTTGGTTTGCGCAAAGCTGTGTACAAGACGGTCAGAACTAACTTCAGAGTTTCGAGGCTTGCTACGTTGTACATGCTGAAGAG TTATCCCTTAAACTCGGAGATAGACAATGTGACTAACTACATCTGCGTTGTTCCCTTGAAAGACTTAGGCCTGGGCTTAAGTGAAGAGCAGGTTTCTGAGGAGGAAGCCCACAATCTGACAGACGGCTTCAGCCTCCCTGCTTTGAAG GTTCTGTTCCAGCTTTGGATAGGACAGAGTTCGGAGTTCTTTCGACGCCTAGCCCTACTTCTTTCTCCTGAGAATGCATGCAGTGGTCCACTTACTGGCCCCGAGATGCTCCCACACTACATCTGGTGTGATGTGGCACAGGATCTACCTCATACTCGAGCTGCCTGTTTAGCAGAACTGAAGCGCAGCTATGAATTTTACCGTTACTTTGAAACACAACATCAGTCTGGTTCTGACCACCCCGTAAAGAAGAAGAGAGAGACGGGAGAGCTGAACTGCCTTCATGGAGCTGTCCGCAGTCTGCAGCTACACCTGAAGGCACTACTCAATGA GGTAATTATACTTGAGGATGAGCTAGAAAAACTTACTGCCCTCAAGGAATCACAAGGCATGACACCTGAAGCTTCGCTTATACTGGAAGAAAAGCTTAAGCTGATACAACCACATGTGCAGGCCAGTAACACATGCTGGGAAGAGGCCTTGTGCCAGGTAGAGCGAATGGTTCGAAAACCTCCAGCGAAGAAAG ATACAACTAACACAGCCTGCGAAAATTCACATTGCCCTCTAATGCCCAATGTGCCCCCTGCACTACGCATTGAAGATAAAGATCCAGTCCCGGAGGAGCAG GAATTTGAGGCCTATGTTGAAGACATAGCTCCAGATGACGAATTTAGCAGAGATGATGTGTATTTAttttctccagaggagagagagaggcagaagcGAGAACGGGAGGAATCTAAGAGAGTATTGCAGGAGCTAAAGGCTGTCCTAGGCTTAAAGGCATCAGAagctgaaagacaaaaatggaaGCAGTTGCTGTTTAGTGAACatg CCGTAATTAAACCTTTCTCACATATTGAGATAGTGGATAGTCCCATCTCTCCTCCCGTCTCTGATCCAGACTCCCAAAGCAAAATGCAAAGGTTTGAAGACGACGTCACCAGGGAGGTAAATGGAGTGGAAGCCTTTCATAAAGATGCCACCATTCATGAGACCTCAGAGGTACCTGATGATGATCAGGAGGAAGCAGACAACGAAACATTTCGGCTGTTGGAAAGGCCTGGACAGGCTAGTGCTAATGAGATTGTTGAACCCCCATGTCCTGCACCCAGGACTGTCCTGCCTGCCTCCATCAAGGAGAGGCTTGCTCGAATCCATCAGGCGTCAGATTTACACTTTGCCTCAGGGTTAGCAGCACAAGCAGCTGCCCGCTCACTTACATTTACTTTCCTGCAAGAACAGACTTTTGGTGACGAATGGGGCAATGAGGAAGAGGACAGCGGCAATGCTTATGTTGGAGATGAAAGCAATGAAGACAGATGTTCTGAAAATGAAGAATGA